Within Metabacillus sp. KUDC1714, the genomic segment AATTGTTTCGCTTTTCGTATACGTTCTTGGATCAAGTAATGTTTAGGAGAAGAACCAATCGTTTCTCTGAATATGGAAGCAAAATAGGTCGGGTGATACCCACATAATTCCGCTAATTCACATGAAGACCAGTTAATGTTTGGCTGTTTACGAATAGCTTCCAATGCAGGTGCTATTTTCCTCCTTTCTCCAGAAGAATACTTTCCGTTCATTTCATTTCTGATAATAATTGTGATTAACTGAGTTAACAAACCTCTCATAACAAACGTATACCCTGGTTCTTCAAACCGATATTCACGAATAATTTGGGTAAATAAGGTTTCAACATTAGGTAATATAAAATGGTTTGGGAATTCTACTTCACCATGCTCATCTACAAGAATTTGATAGGGTGATACTAAATCACCCAGTTCACTTGTAGAACAGTTTTTTATGCCATTAAGTGGATGATTAGGGACAGGAGACTCCTCATCCCAACTGAAATGAATACTTTTAAACGTAAATGGGTCGTCTTTTGATGAAACAAGCTTATGTGGGTTATTCCCGTAAAATAAACACTCACCTGGATTTAATTGAAAAACATTTGGCCCAAGGGTTACTGTTGCCTTACCTGAAACAATGTAGATTAGCTGACAATCAGGAATTGTTCTTGGCCCCCAAACCTGGCCAGGATCTGCAGTCATTTTATTTGCGAAGTTTACCGTCGGCTTTAACATCGATAACATACCTATTTTAATTTTTTCATCAGTAACCATTTTTACCTCCCTAGCTTTCTAGCAAATTACAATATCTGTGAAAAATGCAAATATTTATTCGAATATTCTAACGACAGACCCTTTTTGCTCTTGTTATCATATAGTTACACAAAGAATAAAGAAAAAGAAAGCAGGAGGTGAAACAACATTTTAATCAACCATCGCATTGATCAAAAAGGTTTACGCAAATGTGATGATTCAAAAGAGGTTAATAGAAACTGTAAAATATGCAAGCAATGCAAACTTTATTCTCAAAATCCCAACTCCATGACTGATCCTCACTTTGTAGGTTCTGAAAATGAAAAAAGATAAAAATACCAATCATTATTCGAAAGGGTGGAGAAAATGTTAACAAACGAACAATTAAAAGAGTTTGAAAAATTAGGATATATCAAAGGTGATGTAGTACTAAGCGACACTGAAGTTGATGAGCTTCGTGAAGAATTAGATTTAGTCATGAGTGGAAAATCTGTAAAAAAGCCAGTTCTAAACCGAAATCTTGTTGATGACGAAGTCGACTATGGAATGTCAATCTCCCAAAAAGAAACGGTCGTACAAATTGTAAATATTTGGATGGCGAGTGATTTATTTTATCAACATGCATGTAATCAGAAAATTTGTGAGGAAGTTGCTCAGTTATGCAGTTCGGATACATTAAGAATTTGGCATGATCAAGTTCAGTATAAGCCACCGGTTACTGGAGGTCCTACTGTTTGGCATCAAGACCATCCTGCTTGGCCAATTATTCAACCTGCTAATCTTGTCAGTGCTTGGGTCGCCCTTGATGATGCAATAATCGAAAACGGTTGCATGTGGATGGTACCAGGAAGCCACAAGTGGGGTGACCAACAGAAATATTTAGGAACTGATTCTAACTTTATGCCATTCCATAAACAACCAGATCTCCTGCCAGAAGGTGTAAACACAAAAGCTGTACCATTTGAAATTAAAAAAGGGCAAGTCGGATATCATCATTGTTTAACATGGCACGGCGGTACAAACAACCGTTCAGATCGGAAGCGTCGTGCTATCGCAGTTCACTATATGCCGGGACATACACGCTATGAGCCTACTGGATCACATCCGATGGAAGCTCATGTTAACGTGAAGGCTGGTGAAATACTTAAAGGTAATGATTTCCCTGTTGTATATAAAAAGGACTCAGCTGTAATGCTATAATGGCAACAAATTCGACAAGTACAAATGTACTTGTCGAATTTGTTGCTTTTTAAATACGAAGTTCTATTAAATATAGATCTACTATTTTAACATTACAGCCATTTCATCAAACTTTACTACACGATCACGAATATCACAAAAGTTGTCAATATTAACATATTCCATGATAAATGGAACACCCTCGGTATATTTATGATACATATTAAAAAATAAAGGCCAATCAATATCTCCATCTCCTATTACACGACCATATGTATCATTAACTTTGCGATCCTTACCATGGAAATAGGCAATATGCGGAGTTAAATAAGAAAACATTTCTTCTTCTGAATTATTTGCAATTAAATTAGCCGGGTCTAACAAAACTTTTACGCGATCAGAGCCAACTTGATTAATAAAATCATCCATTCGTTTGGCACTTGGAACAACATCTAGGACACATGGCTCAAGAGCAACCGAAACATTATATTTTTTTGCCTTATCTGCTAACCATTTTACATTTTCAACAAGTATTTGAAATGCAGATTCATAGGTATCTGAATTTACTCCCCTCCTACTAGGAATAAATCCACACTCACTAGATACATAAGGTACATTATTAATTGAAGCAATTTCCATCAGACGTTCAAAATAAGTGAGGTTTTTTTCATTTTCCTTTTCATTCGGTTCTAGTAAATTTGTAAACACACCGATTGAAGTTACCTCAATTCCATTTGTTCTATATGTTTCTACTATCTCGGTACTCCGTTCATTCGATAAACTATCCATATCTGACCGGCCATTATATACCCAATAATTTGAATCACTTTGAGAAAAACATAACTCAGTCCACTTAAATCCTTTTTTCGCTAATAGTTTTGCAGTTTCTTTGTTGCTAAGCTGAGGAAAACTCCTTGATACAACACCAACATCCATTATTACTCCTCCTCCTACATAGTTTTTAAAAGTTTTAATGACAATTAAGTTCTTTCAAAAAATGTAACTAACACTCCGTTTGGATCGAGTAACGAAAATTCCTTTAATCCATAGTTTTTCAATTCTAGTTTTCCGTTTGGATGTAGAAATTCCCGTTTCTTGTACTTTTCATAATGATCATTTATATTATTCGTTTCAATTCGAATGACAGACCAGTCACATAAATATTTTTTTGATGTCTTATAAAGATGAAATTCCACATTGCCATTTTTCAATCCAGCATAAGTCAGTGGTTCACCATCCCTGATATGGTTATTAAACCCTAATTGTTCAGTATAAAATGCAATTGTTTTTTCCATTTCTATAGCTGGAACTAACGGTACTATGCTTAATAGGTTTGCTTTTTTCAATCAGGATACTCCTTCCAGTATGTTAAGATGTTAAACTATTATCTTTCGTTTTCTCCCTATTCCTTCTCATGGCATAGTATATGAAGCCGATTCCAACAAAACATTCAGCTGCTGCTTTTAAGTAGTTACTAGTATCCGTTACTAATCCAGTTGTGAAATCATGATGATTTTGCATACAATAAACAAGAGAGTCTGCACACCAGTTATACGTAGTATCTTAGACAAAGCTTTCCCTTCTTTGAATCCTTTCTGATAGTAATAGTAGCTAAAATAAACCAAAATTAGCCAACCTATACCAAGAATCAAAAAACTAAAATTATCAATCGCTGGAAGACTCCAGAAATTAAAAGATACATACGTCAATGTAACCATTAATGTTTCTCTAATCGTGAACCATAGCAAAATACCAATAAATGCGGTTACTGCAGAAAATAAATAGGCTAAAAACGTAAAGTAATACTTCTTTTTACTCGACGCTGAATCAAGCCCCATTATATTTACCTTCCTCCCATTTTTTACGTGTTTTCTCCAAATCAGCCAATATGATTGATCTAGTTTCTTCATCCTCTATTAATTTTGTTTTTTGAATATATTTGACAATGTTACTGAGTTTTTTTAAATGCGTTTCATTTTCCTCTTTTTGTAAAATAGATATTTTTTCTTGCTGATCTCCTTTTTTTTGTAGTTTGTTACTCTTTTCTTTAAATCTTTTAGACCAAAGTTTTGGTACTTCTCCTTTTGTAAGTTCCTCTAAAACCATGTGCTTTTCTCCAATATATTTTCTTGAAAAGAAGTTCATAAACCAAATCGATGCGAACATAATCAGAAATACTGATATAGCAAAGATAAGCATAAACAAGAAAATATAATTCATATTCCGACTGCCCCTTTTAATTCCAACTCATTAGCAAGGTGACATGCAACGTGATGACCGCTACTTATTTCTTTAAATTCAGGTGCTTGCTGCTTGCAAATTTCTTGTGCATATGGGCATCGAGGATGGAAATAACATCCAGAAGGTGGATTAGCTGGATTGGCCACCTCACCTCTAAGAATAATCCTTTCTTTCTTAAGACGTGGATTTGGAATCGGTTTTGCAGACAACAGCGCTTCTGTATATGGATGTTTAGGATTTGCAAATAGTTCTTCTGTACTTGCCATTTCCACCATTTTCCCGACATACATGACACCAACCCTATCAGATATATGCTGAATGACTCCTAAATCATGTGAGATAAATAAATAACTTAAATTAAATTCGTTTTGTAAATCCTGGAATAAATTTATAATTTGAGCCTGAATCGAAACATCTAGCGCAGAAACAGCCTCATCACAAACTAGAAATTTTGGATTAGTAGCCAACGCCCGAGCTATTCCAATCCTCTGCCTTTGTCCACCACTAAATGCATGTGGATAACGTTCAAGATGTCGGCTGTTAAGTCCGACAACTTCCATTAAGTATTTAACTCTCTCCCTGAGCTCTTCACCTCTTGCAATTTTGTTACATATCAATGGCTCTCCGATAATATTTAACACAGTCATTCGTGGATTTAGTGATGAATAAGGATCTTGGAAGACCATTTGCATATTTCTGCGAATATCACGTAAGCCTTTATAATCTAAATCCATCACATCAACTAGTTCATCATGTCGATCCCTAAATCTTATGGAACCACCTGATGGTTCAATCGCACGTAATAAACTTTTTCCAAGCGTTGATTTGCCACAACCAGATTCGCCAACCAAGCCAAACGTCTCTCCTTCATTTACATATAATGAAACGTCATCGACAGCTTTAACATAAGCGACTGTTTTTTTTAAGAAGCCTCTTTTAATTGGATAGTATTTTTTCATTGATTGAACTTCTAAGATTTTCTTTGGAATGTTAATGACCTCTGTTTCTCTTCTATGATTTTTACTCGACAAGGACACATCTAACATAATGACCCTCCTTTACTTTTACGAATGGAATATCATCTACATTACATACGCCATCCTTTGCTTTTTTACAGCGAGAATAAAATCCGCATCCTTTCGGTAGATTGATAGGAGTAGGCACCGTTCCTTCAATTGATTCTAACCGTTGATTTATCATCGCTAACGAAGGGATTGACTGTAACAAGCCTTGTGTATATGGATGAAGGGCACCGAAAAATAGTGTATCAACATCGGTATATTCAACTACTTTTCCGAGATACATAACCGCGACATCATCAGCCATTTCTGCAATAACTCCAAGATCATGTGTAATAAAAATTACTGCCGACCCAGTGTTTTCTTTTAAATTATTAATTAAATCAAGCACCTGTGCTTGAACGGTAACGTCTAGTGCAGTTGTTGGCTCATCTGCAATTAGTATGGATGGATTACAACATAATGCCATTGCAATCATTGCTCTTTGCCTCATCCCTCCAGAGAGCTCATGTGGATATTGATCTATTCTTTGATCAGGATTTGACATTCCTACTTTTTCCAATGTATCAATTGCGATTTTTCGCGCTTCCTTTTCGTCTTTAGTATCGTGCAACAGGATTGCTTCAGTTAATTGATTTCCGATCGTGTGAATCGGAGAAAAGGCCTTCATTGGCTCTTGGAAAATCATCGATATTTCGCCACCGCGAATATCTCGAACTTCGCTTCCTTTTGAATGTAGTTTTCCAATATCGATAATTTCACCATTTTTTCTACGCCTGAATTTTATTTCACCCTCCACTTCTCCGGGAGTATCAACAATTTGTAAAATAGCTTTTGTTGTCACACTTTTTCCACTACCACTTTCCCCAACAATTCCGAGTGTTTTCCCTTTTTTTAATTGAAGATCAACACCATCAACTGCTTTTAAAATGCCTTCATCTAATTTAAAGTAGGTTTTCAGATTATTAACTTCTAAGATAATCTCTTCATTATCATTAATGCTAGTTTCATGTATACTTTTTGAAGTCTCGATTGTTTGTTGAATTTTGCTCAATCTTAAATACCTCCTTTATTTATAAGGATCCGCTGCGTCCCGTAGTCCGTCACCAAGAAAGTTAAATACAAGTACAGCCACGACAATAAAAGCAGCTGGCCACAAGAGCCATGGGTGATGCGCTAAGTTTTCTAGTTTTTGAGAGTCCCCTAAAAGAACTCCCCAGCTTACTACAGGAGCCTGTAGCCCTAGTCCAAGAAAGCTTAATGATGTTTCACCAAGAATGGTAGCTGGTATGGAGATCGTGACGCTAATAATGATGTAACTCGCAAACGACGGAATCAAATGTTTGGTAATTATACGAATATGACTTGCTCCACATAACCTAGCAGCCATTGTAAAGTCTTCTTCACGGAGTGATAAAATTTTCCCCCTTACAACACGTGCCAATCCTGTCCAACCAATTATGGAAAATATCATAATCATCCCAAAATAAATCTTGATTGGTGACCAATCTGCCGGAAGTGCTGCTGCTAGTGCCATCCATAATGGAATTGCAGGAATACATAATAAAAGATCAATGATACGTTGAATAACAGTATCTGTAATACCACCGAAATAACCCGAAATCCCTCCTAGAATAATTCCTAGAATAACCGTAAAGATAATCCCTAGAAACGCAAACGATAACGATACCCTAGATCCATGGAGAATTCTTGTAAATAAGTCCCTTCCTAATGAATCTGTTCCCATAAGAAAGAAAGGTGCATCAGCATCCTTTAGCCCAATAAAATGGGTATTCATCTTGATAAGTCCCCATAATTTGTAGGGTTCTCCCTCTACAAAGAAATGGATTGGATATTTTTTCGAAGTATCTTCTTGGAATGTTTTTCTAAACGTTTCCTGATTCATTTCCTCTTTCATATCGTAAACAAACGGCCGAAAACTAAAGCCCGTTTCAGGATCAATAAAATTGATTGTTTGAGGTGGAGCAAATTTATAATCCGAAAATCGCTCTAAGGGGACATGTGGACTTAAAAATTCTGCAAAAACTGAAATAATAAGAAGTAGTGTTAATATAGGCGCCGAAATAATTGCAAGCTTATGCTTTTTAAATTTCCACCACATTAATTTCCATTGAGAGGCTATCTCATATTCATTTTCTAGGTTTTTATTATCTGTTACCTGAACTGGTTGGTTATTCTTTCTTAGAATCAGTTTCATTCTTCTACCCCTCCAAATCTAATTCGGGGATCGACCCACGCAAGTAATATATCTGAGATTAACGTACCTATAACAGTCAATATACTAAGAATCAAGATGAAACTACCGGCAAGGTACATATCCTGAGTCATTAGTGCATCTAACAGCATTGGGCCTGTTGTCGGTAAATTAAGTACGATTGAAACAATCGCTTCACCGGAAATAATTGCAGGTAGTGTCCAACCAATTGTACTTATAAGAGGATTGATGGCCATCCGGACAGGGTATTTAAACAATAATGTCTGCTCCCTTACACCCTTTGCACGAGCCGTTATAACATATTGTTTTTGTAATTCATCAAGCAGCATCCCTCGCATAACACGAATCAGTCCAGCTGTCCCAGATGTACCTATAATTAATGTTGGGATCCAAATATGCTTCAATAAATCAATGACCTTTGCAAAACTCCATGGTGCTGTTGCATATTCAGGTGAGAATAATCCTGTAAGGGCTACGCCTGTGTTGACAAAAACAGTATAAATAGCAACCAGAGCAATTAAGAAATTTGGTAAAGCCAGACCAATAAAACCAATGAATGTGAATATATAATCCATAAAGGAATATTGACGAACTGCAGAATAGATTCCAATTGGAATCGCGATAATCCATGTAAAAATTAACGTACAAATAGAGATAACCACGGTGAGACCTAGCCGTTCCCCAATTACGTCTGAAACCGGCTCATTCCAAGTAAATGACCTTCCAAAGTCACCGTGCAATACTATATTCTTAAGCCAAATCATGTATTGAACATACATCGGTTGATCCAATCCATATTGTGCTTTTAGACTTTGGACCGTACCTTCTGATACATCTGTACCAGCCATTTCAAGCTGCTGAATATAAGTTGTTAAATAATCACCAGGAGGTAATTGGATTAATACAAACGATATGATACTAATCGCAAACAGTAATGGTATTAATTGGATGAGACGGTGACCAATGAATGTTAACATCTATGAACCTCCTTTTCCTTTAAAATGGATTTAAGGAAAAACTTAGGTAGGATTCAGGATCAGCTACCTAAGTTTCATTAAGATTTTTTCTGTTTTATTCTTTAAAGTACATTTGTTCCCCTGCGAAATTGATGCTAATTGCTGTCCCTTTATCCGTGATATTTCCAAGTTTGTTATTTACAATTAAAGGTTGTTTAACTTTCTCAACATGAACAAAATAATGCAGATTATTTTTCATTTCTTCTCTTATTTTTTCTTCGACCGCTTTAGCTTCCTCAGGAGTACTTACCTGTAACTCATCCATCAAGGTAAAGAACTTTTTAACATGTTCGGGCGGTTCCTCTCCTGTTTCACCTCCGGATTGCCACCAAGAATCCCAAAGTGGACCCCAAAATGTTTCTCCATAATCAGACATATAATAAAGAGGTGTATGTGTCCACATAATAGATGCTTTCAATTCATTGGCTGTATTACGCGTACCCCATAATGTTCCATCAATCGTTTTAACTGCTGCATGTATGCCTATCTCTTTCCACATTTCTACAAGGAGCTCAGCAAGTGGTACAATATCTGGGGCCGCTGCTTGTACTTCAAATGGAATTGAAAAACGTTTGCCATCTGGACCAATCCGATATCCATCTGTTCCCTTTTTCATCCCCATTTCATCTAAAAGCTGGTTGGCTTTATCAAGATCTAATTTACTATCTGTAATTTCTGATGGCTCAGCAAATCCAAAATAAAGTGAATCAATAATCTCTTCACGATCAATCGCAAAATTTAATGCTTGTCTAAAACGAATGTCCTGTACTACTTCGCGCCATACTGGATCATTATATGTTTGATTTAAAAACACATCCGATGGAGTAACATGCATATTTGCTAGTAATGCTTCGTAACCACCCTTTTCGGCATTTTCTCTATAAACTGGCATTTTAGTTAATGCCGTCGTTTCACGGGAGAAATCAACTTCTCCTGCAATTGTTTTTAAACCAACTACCTCTGTATCCTGTACAATTGTGCTCTTAATTGAATCAATATACGGTAACTGATTACCTTCTGGATCAACTTTAAAATAATATGGATTTCGTTCATATATCGCGTAAGTTTTATCCATTTCTTTCATAGTCCAAGGATACAAAGAAGGGAAACCAACTGCATTAGAATGACTCATCTCTCTTTCAGTAATATCCATGTAGTTAAAAAAGTTCACCCACGTTGATTCTGTATCTTCTCCTAATTTAGCTTCTTTAATTAGTTTTTCTAATTCAGCTGCATCAGCATATTTTTTATGAAACTGCTTTAGGTAATGAGCTGGTTTCAATAGATCATTATATCCTCGCCAGTTTCCAATGGCTAAAGCAATTGGAAAACCACCATACGGCTCATCAAAAGAAATCTTATATGTGTATTCATCAACAACCTCAAGCTTCAATGGGTTTCCTTGTGCATTACCACCTGAATGTAACCAAGAAGGCACAATTGGCATGATTTCTTCATTAAGTAATACATCCTCTACTGCAAACCTTACGTCTTCGGTTGTAACCGGCTCACCGTCAGACCATTTTAGTCCTTCCCTCATATAGAAAGTAAATTCCTTTTGATCTTCAGTAACTTCATAGTCCTTAAGAACGTTTCCAGTGACCTCTTCACCGAGAATACCTGGTGTATTTAATAGTGGCTCATTGCTCATGACAAACAAATCCGCATCCCACTTAGGATCCCGTGTTACAGTATTTAGCTCTCCACCGTATTTACCAATTTCGAACTGAAGAAATTTTGCTGGCATTTCGTTTGGTAATTTCGGTTCCAGTGGAAGCCTTTCTTTTACATCTGGCAGCCCCTTATCATTGAGCATTGGTGATTGTTTGAACTCCTTAATTTGAGATACATCGACTTCTGACATATCTTGTTTATTTTCATCACCATTTGAAACTAGTTCTTCTTCGTTATTCGTGTTAGCGCTTTCATTATTGGTACAACCTGCTATAATCATCGATAGCAATAATATAAATGCAAAGGCTAGCTTCGTCACATTCTTCATCATTCTCCCCCTTGTGAAAATCAAAATAATTATCAATATATTCATTGTTTTCAGATATTTAACCAACCACTTCCTCCACTTTTAGTTTTGTTAATGAAGTGCTGTTCATTAATTTTTAACTGGCATATCAATAAGCTCTCTTCTAGGATTTGCTTTCCATTCTTCCCATGTCAATTATCTACTGCTCTAGTCGTGTATCCAGCGTTCCGAAGCAATGATGGTAACCAATCACTTTCTTTTGGTAGATAAGTTGATGGAGAACCATGTGATACAACACCAGTTGTCAAACCTACTTTCCCTGTAAAAATACTAGTATGAGCAACTTCAGTTGGAATATCAGAATCGAAAGCGTTTTCAAAAAAAGAACATCTTGACTTGCTATATGATCCATATATGGACTAGTTGTTGGAAGTTTGTATCCGTAACATCCTAGTCGGTTAGCTCTCAGCGTGTCCAATGATATAAAGATTAATTTCAATATATCCCCCCTTTTTTTTCTAATTTTACTTTATAGAGAATTATATATCATGGCTAATTAGGACAAGTTATTGTCTTATTCGGCCATGAAATCATTCTCATTTCTTCTAACATTTTTTCTTTTTCGATAAATTTCTTCTTGATATTGATTAAGTAAAAGTCTTAATGCCTTTCTTTCTAGCATACTTTCTACACCATTCTTGAATAATTTATTGGTTTTTTAATTCCTATTGATTCTACAACGTATCCAATCCATCCAATTAGAAAAACTTCCAAACCTGATTTCCCACTTTTTGAATTGCCATAGTGTTCAAACTCAATTTCTTTAAGCGTTTTACCTCTAGTTTTAGGTGCCCATACTATGCCAATAATTGCAGCAATAACTAAAAAGGAAATCATGACCATACAAGCCATATTGAATCCAAGTTTTGTGAATATCATTGGCATAACAATAGACCATAACGCAATCCCTGCTCTAGAACATAATGCCTTGTGCCCGAGCAAGATATTTTGTTGGAAAAAGTTCACTTGCCCATAAGCCATAAAATGCTTGGGCACCAAAACCGGTAGCAGAACCCAAAAGTAAAACAAATAGCAATAATACTGGGATTGTCATTTTTGTATAAATTAATAAAACCCATGCCACGATTCCCAAAATGGCCGATACCGCATAAATACCTCTTCTGCTTTTTTTATCGCCTAATTTCATAAATACAAAATAGGTCGATAAAACTGTAAATATCCATAAAAGCGCTTGTAGTAATTGGCAATATTAGCCGGTAAACCCCCGACAGTCTCATAAATATATGGCATAAGAATCGTGCGAAGGGCTTTCGCCATTGTATTTATTGGTTAGGACTCATTTGAGAGCTAGAAACAGAAAGTCCTATAGAAGACCTTTCAAGTATGGCTTGTTATAACAAAGAGGATTTCATGATGCTAATACCCACCAGATGTTTTTATAACTACTTAACCTTTCGTTAAGGTTAATATTAAAATTAACCTTAATCTTTACATTTACATTCCCCTCTTTATATAAACGAAAGAGCGTATTTTGAAAAAAGATTGATCAAAACACGCTATTAATATACTCAATTGGATCAATTCTTTTATAAAAAAGTTTGATCATTTCTGTTATCCTTCTTCAATTAGTCGAGTAGAAGGGAGCCTTTCGATGGTTTACGATGTGAGGAAGATTGAGGTTTAGTTCCCTCCGTAGTTCGTTGACTGGACGGATTAACTATTTACTGTCAAAGACGGTTTTAGCTAAGCCTGCCTTTAGCGGGTTTTGGTGTATATATCTAAGGACAGTTAAAAAATATAAAATGTTTTCTACATTTTCGCTCTTAAATCGTTCTTGGAATAAAAGACCACACCGCTCATATTTATTATTGTACCAATAGACATAGCTAGAACTTATTCTCTTAATAGATTCAGAGATGGTTTCCCCCGATTCCTTCAATAATAAATGAATATGATTATCCATCAAACAGTAACTGTATAGCTGAAATTTACTTATTTCTTTATATTTTTTAAGTGTCACTAAAAACTTAATCTTGTCCTCATCATCCTCGAAGATCGTTTGTCTATTTATTCCTCTCAGCATAATGTGATAGATGCCACTACTGCTCTTTGTCCTTGCTACCCTGGGGATATAAATCACCTCAGTACTGCACTTAATTTTTCGTAGATAAGAGATACTTTTTTCTATGATTTTCAATTTTGGTGAATTTCAGTAAACATCAGAAGTCTTAGTGCGGTTATAGAATTTCAAAAGGAGTTTTTGAGGTTGTTACATATTTACACTTGTTAATCAAAACTAATGGCTTTTAAAAAAGAAAATGTGGGATTTTCAACATATGATTAAAATATGATAAGTGGATAAAACATAAACAGAGGATATTGAATTGGGTTACACTTTTTATATTCTACACAAGCAATAAATAACCTGAAAAGTAAATAAAACATTTACCTGTAAAAACATTAAATGGTCTCTTTCATTTCTTCCTAGCGCAATTTAGACAATATAATATTAATTGGTAAAAAGGTGATTTTAAAGATCCTAGGTTGTATTCCCATATCCTCACTTAAATGGTGTTCACCTATTTTAAACACCATTCAAGTGAGCGAGTTCGGTGTTTTCTTTCATAGATCACCTATCGTAAA encodes:
- a CDS encoding ABC transporter substrate-binding protein: MMKNVTKLAFAFILLLSMIIAGCTNNESANTNNEEELVSNGDENKQDMSEVDVSQIKEFKQSPMLNDKGLPDVKERLPLEPKLPNEMPAKFLQFEIGKYGGELNTVTRDPKWDADLFVMSNEPLLNTPGILGEEVTGNVLKDYEVTEDQKEFTFYMREGLKWSDGEPVTTEDVRFAVEDVLLNEEIMPIVPSWLHSGGNAQGNPLKLEVVDEYTYKISFDEPYGGFPIALAIGNWRGYNDLLKPAHYLKQFHKKYADAAELEKLIKEAKLGEDTESTWVNFFNYMDITEREMSHSNAVGFPSLYPWTMKEMDKTYAIYERNPYYFKVDPEGNQLPYIDSIKSTIVQDTEVVGLKTIAGEVDFSRETTALTKMPVYRENAEKGGYEALLANMHVTPSDVFLNQTYNDPVWREVVQDIRFRQALNFAIDREEIIDSLYFGFAEPSEITDSKLDLDKANQLLDEMGMKKGTDGYRIGPDGKRFSIPFEVQAAAPDIVPLAELLVEMWKEIGIHAAVKTIDGTLWGTRNTANELKASIMWTHTPLYYMSDYGETFWGPLWDSWWQSGGETGEEPPEHVKKFFTLMDELQVSTPEEAKAVEEKIREEMKNNLHYFVHVEKVKQPLIVNNKLGNITDKGTAISINFAGEQMYFKE
- a CDS encoding transposase, which gives rise to MIYIPRVARTKSSSGIYHIMLRGINRQTIFEDDEDKIKFLVTLKKYKEISKFQLYSYCLMDNHIHLLLKESGETISESIKRISSSYVYWYNNKYERCGLLFQERFKSENVENILYFLTVLRYIHQNPLKAGLAKTVFDSK